A single window of Aquarana catesbeiana isolate 2022-GZ linkage group LG10, ASM4218655v1, whole genome shotgun sequence DNA harbors:
- the LOC141110378 gene encoding uncharacterized protein isoform X2 — protein MAKRNKKRNETKEKTWKVYWQEVKSYLVKHRAKLLFVVPLLIFGLTAKTYLQGYYHKFRLFSFSNLTMVTLFMVSCVLYFGWIQIQNERKEFLVERYQFMKDREQLLAERIQFTAVQNQSHVHQYKWQEIMLYERKELVGERKLFTKDWSHLLKERDQLLNERLRLGKQRDQLLDERNQLKEERDQLLYDREQLRMERDQIMIKGNELVQVLKELQEIMKEGMQQKRGSNRDDGNSYFDYFTKALSILEYAAPLTKFFF, from the exons ATGGCAAAAAGAAAT AAAAAAAGAAACGAAACCAAAGAAAAAACATGGAAAGTTTATTGGCAGGAGGTTAAGAGCTATCTGGTTAAACATCGTGCAAAACTTTTATTTGTAGTTCCCCTGCTGATTTTTGGATTG ACAGCCAAGACATATCTTCAGGGTTACTATCACAAATTTAGGCTTTTTTCATTCTCTAATCTGACGATGGTGACTCTGTTTATG GTTAGTTGTGTTTTGTACTTTGGATGGATCCAAATACAAAATGAAAGAAAGGAATTCCTCGTTGAGCGTTACCAGTTCATGAAAGACCGAGAACAGCTCCTGGCTGAACGGATTCAATTTACGGCTGTGCAGAACCAATCACACGTGCACCAGTACAAATGGCAGGAAATAATGCTCTACGAGAGAAAAGAATTAGTAGGTGAGCGAAAGCTATTCACCAAAGACTGGAGCCATCTATTGAAAGAGAGGGACCAGCTTCTGAATGAACGCCTGAGACTGGGAAAACAGCGGGACCAACTCTTAGATGAGAGGAACCAGCTGAAGGAAGAACGGGACCAATTGCTATATGATCGAGAGCAGTTACGAATGGAGAGGGATCAGATAATGATCAAAGGGAATGAACTCGTACAGGTGCTTAAAGAGCTGCAAGAGATCATGAAAGAAGGGATGCAACAAAAGAGAGGATCCAACAGAGATGACGGAAACTCTTACTTTGACTATTTTACAAAGGCCTTGTCTATTTTAGAATATGCGGCACCACTAACAAAATTCTTTTTTTGA
- the LOC141110378 gene encoding uncharacterized protein isoform X1, translating to MAKRNKKRNETKEKTWKVYWQEVKSYLVKHRAKLLFVVPLLIFGLDRSIFQTAKTYLQGYYHKFRLFSFSNLTMVTLFMVSCVLYFGWIQIQNERKEFLVERYQFMKDREQLLAERIQFTAVQNQSHVHQYKWQEIMLYERKELVGERKLFTKDWSHLLKERDQLLNERLRLGKQRDQLLDERNQLKEERDQLLYDREQLRMERDQIMIKGNELVQVLKELQEIMKEGMQQKRGSNRDDGNSYFDYFTKALSILEYAAPLTKFFF from the exons ATGGCAAAAAGAAAT AAAAAAAGAAACGAAACCAAAGAAAAAACATGGAAAGTTTATTGGCAGGAGGTTAAGAGCTATCTGGTTAAACATCGTGCAAAACTTTTATTTGTAGTTCCCCTGCTGATTTTTGGATTG gaCAGAAGTATATTCCAGACAGCCAAGACATATCTTCAGGGTTACTATCACAAATTTAGGCTTTTTTCATTCTCTAATCTGACGATGGTGACTCTGTTTATG GTTAGTTGTGTTTTGTACTTTGGATGGATCCAAATACAAAATGAAAGAAAGGAATTCCTCGTTGAGCGTTACCAGTTCATGAAAGACCGAGAACAGCTCCTGGCTGAACGGATTCAATTTACGGCTGTGCAGAACCAATCACACGTGCACCAGTACAAATGGCAGGAAATAATGCTCTACGAGAGAAAAGAATTAGTAGGTGAGCGAAAGCTATTCACCAAAGACTGGAGCCATCTATTGAAAGAGAGGGACCAGCTTCTGAATGAACGCCTGAGACTGGGAAAACAGCGGGACCAACTCTTAGATGAGAGGAACCAGCTGAAGGAAGAACGGGACCAATTGCTATATGATCGAGAGCAGTTACGAATGGAGAGGGATCAGATAATGATCAAAGGGAATGAACTCGTACAGGTGCTTAAAGAGCTGCAAGAGATCATGAAAGAAGGGATGCAACAAAAGAGAGGATCCAACAGAGATGACGGAAACTCTTACTTTGACTATTTTACAAAGGCCTTGTCTATTTTAGAATATGCGGCACCACTAACAAAATTCTTTTTTTGA
- the LOC141110378 gene encoding uncharacterized protein isoform X3 has translation MAKRNKKRNETKEKTWKVYWQEVKSYLVKHRAKLLFVVPLLIFGLVSCVLYFGWIQIQNERKEFLVERYQFMKDREQLLAERIQFTAVQNQSHVHQYKWQEIMLYERKELVGERKLFTKDWSHLLKERDQLLNERLRLGKQRDQLLDERNQLKEERDQLLYDREQLRMERDQIMIKGNELVQVLKELQEIMKEGMQQKRGSNRDDGNSYFDYFTKALSILEYAAPLTKFFF, from the exons ATGGCAAAAAGAAAT AAAAAAAGAAACGAAACCAAAGAAAAAACATGGAAAGTTTATTGGCAGGAGGTTAAGAGCTATCTGGTTAAACATCGTGCAAAACTTTTATTTGTAGTTCCCCTGCTGATTTTTGGATTG GTTAGTTGTGTTTTGTACTTTGGATGGATCCAAATACAAAATGAAAGAAAGGAATTCCTCGTTGAGCGTTACCAGTTCATGAAAGACCGAGAACAGCTCCTGGCTGAACGGATTCAATTTACGGCTGTGCAGAACCAATCACACGTGCACCAGTACAAATGGCAGGAAATAATGCTCTACGAGAGAAAAGAATTAGTAGGTGAGCGAAAGCTATTCACCAAAGACTGGAGCCATCTATTGAAAGAGAGGGACCAGCTTCTGAATGAACGCCTGAGACTGGGAAAACAGCGGGACCAACTCTTAGATGAGAGGAACCAGCTGAAGGAAGAACGGGACCAATTGCTATATGATCGAGAGCAGTTACGAATGGAGAGGGATCAGATAATGATCAAAGGGAATGAACTCGTACAGGTGCTTAAAGAGCTGCAAGAGATCATGAAAGAAGGGATGCAACAAAAGAGAGGATCCAACAGAGATGACGGAAACTCTTACTTTGACTATTTTACAAAGGCCTTGTCTATTTTAGAATATGCGGCACCACTAACAAAATTCTTTTTTTGA